One genomic region from Parerythrobacter aestuarii encodes:
- a CDS encoding PilZ domain-containing protein, with protein MPFGDQYQRREERVELFVMASLHAEASSGPVRLRNISSEGALIESETLPRIGDQVELRRGALTVRGKVIWSDQQRAGLLFDGKTDISQWMPGAEAQKAVDDTFRRLKEEMQVAARAQVSATPTHSSYITTDDMNETAAALDELAEALCEDDAIILKYASKLQALDIAAQLLRKIATRQP; from the coding sequence TTGCCTTTCGGGGACCAATACCAGCGCCGGGAAGAGCGCGTCGAACTGTTTGTCATGGCCAGCCTCCATGCGGAAGCGTCCAGCGGACCGGTGCGATTGCGCAATATCTCTTCCGAAGGTGCGCTGATCGAAAGCGAAACGCTGCCTCGCATTGGCGATCAGGTGGAGCTGCGCCGTGGCGCGCTGACCGTGCGGGGCAAGGTCATCTGGAGCGACCAGCAGCGGGCCGGCCTGCTGTTCGATGGCAAGACCGACATTTCGCAATGGATGCCGGGGGCCGAGGCACAAAAAGCGGTCGACGATACGTTCAGACGGCTGAAGGAAGAGATGCAGGTCGCCGCCCGCGCGCAGGTCAGCGCAACACCGACACACTCTTCCTACATCACCACCGACGACATGAACGAGACTGCGGCTGCATTGGACGAGCTTGCCGAGGCCTTGTGCGAAGATGACGCGATCATCCTGAAATACGCCAGCAAATTGCAGGCGCTGGACATTGCCGCCCAACTGTTGCGGAAAATCGCTACTCGCCAGCCTTAG
- a CDS encoding D-Ala-D-Ala carboxypeptidase family metallohydrolase, producing MVRRLLVIALGLLLLSAGAWLVLGKGPLVPGGGNAGSYSHDAFDSWLREDPNRAEQFAELVHYLDREQVGHVVPVWQLTRTDNNPNRSCKRPQFLIPPREDWANMVPALKLVRDHVVPELGPLEVASSYRTKAFNECIGGASQSRHLSFSAVDLVAVEPIDNRDLFGRLCAIHKRLGPTSRMGLGAYFDPDDPEKASGRFHIDATGYRSWGYSKRSESSGCHSFG from the coding sequence ATGGTCCGCCGTTTGCTTGTCATCGCCCTGGGGCTGCTGTTGCTGTCGGCAGGGGCATGGCTGGTGCTGGGCAAAGGTCCGCTTGTCCCCGGGGGCGGCAATGCCGGTTCCTATTCGCATGACGCCTTCGATTCATGGCTCCGCGAAGACCCGAACCGGGCCGAGCAATTCGCGGAATTGGTTCACTATCTCGATCGTGAGCAAGTCGGCCACGTAGTGCCTGTGTGGCAGCTGACCCGTACCGACAACAATCCGAACAGATCCTGCAAGCGCCCGCAATTCCTTATTCCGCCGCGCGAAGACTGGGCCAATATGGTCCCTGCGCTCAAGCTGGTGCGCGACCATGTGGTGCCGGAACTGGGGCCTCTGGAAGTAGCTTCTTCCTATCGCACGAAGGCCTTCAATGAATGCATCGGCGGCGCGAGCCAGAGCCGACATCTGTCGTTTTCGGCAGTAGACCTGGTCGCTGTAGAACCGATCGACAACCGCGATCTGTTTGGGCGACTTTGCGCGATCCACAAACGGCTGGGACCGACGAGCCGCATGGGACTGGGTGCCTATTTTGATCCTGACGACCCCGAAAAGGCAAGCGGGCGCTTCCACATCGATGCCACTGGCTATCGCAGCTGGGGTTACAGCAAACGCTCCGAAAGCAGTGGCTGCCACTCTTTTGGCTGA
- a CDS encoding malate synthase G, whose product MSQYESRARLSIDPALAEFVDTRVLAPLGNDPQGFWQGFSDLVHDFAPKNRQLLALRDDLQRQIDEWHIARAGQPHDAEAYKAFLTDIGYLVPEPGAFEIGTQNVDPEIATMAGPQLVVPILNARFLLNAANARWGSLYDALYGTDALDAPPARPGGYDEERGAAVIAEARRFLDQAIPLKSGSWAELTLDGIVSGGIAIADVSQYIGETEQGRLFINNGLHIEVQWDPDSAVGKTDKAGISDVVIESALTTIADCEDSVAAVDAEDKLLAYSNWLGVIRGDLEESFEKGGNTLTRALKPDKDYVDWHGNPQTLPGRSLMFVRNVGHLMTNPAILLADGSEIPEGIMDAVMTSAISAQDVKGLGKYGNSRTGSIYIVKPKMHGPDECRFTNDLFDAVEDLLELPRHTIKVGVMDEERRTSANLAACIHAVRDRVVFINTGFLDRTGDEIHTSMRAGPMVRKGAIKNSTWLKAYEDRNVGIGLKHGLSGKAQIGKGMWAAPDRMAEMMEQKIGHLRAGANTAWVPSPTAATLHALHYHQEDVFAIQKGLGDIPSLDLLLQIPLADGTNWSEDEVREELDNNAQGLLGYVVRWIDAGVGCSKVPDINDVGLMEDRATLRISSQHMANWLLHGVASENQVMDSLKRMAAKVDEQNAGDPFYEPMAGNWDTSMAFQAACDLVFKGVEQPSGYTEPLLHQWRRRKKAAG is encoded by the coding sequence ATGAGCCAATATGAATCGCGTGCGCGCTTGAGCATCGACCCCGCGCTGGCGGAGTTTGTCGATACCAGGGTACTGGCCCCGCTGGGCAATGACCCCCAAGGTTTCTGGCAGGGTTTCTCCGACCTCGTGCATGACTTTGCGCCGAAGAATCGCCAGCTGCTGGCCCTGCGCGACGACCTGCAACGGCAGATCGACGAGTGGCACATTGCGCGCGCGGGCCAGCCGCATGATGCAGAGGCCTACAAGGCTTTCCTGACCGATATCGGCTACCTTGTGCCCGAGCCAGGCGCGTTCGAAATCGGCACGCAGAACGTCGATCCCGAGATCGCCACCATGGCCGGACCGCAGCTGGTGGTGCCTATCCTCAATGCGCGGTTCCTGCTCAATGCCGCGAACGCCCGCTGGGGTAGCCTCTATGACGCACTCTACGGCACCGATGCGCTCGACGCGCCGCCCGCGCGGCCGGGCGGTTATGATGAGGAACGCGGCGCAGCGGTGATTGCCGAGGCGCGGCGGTTTCTGGATCAGGCAATCCCGCTCAAGAGCGGCAGCTGGGCTGAGCTCACCCTCGACGGGATCGTGTCGGGCGGCATCGCGATTGCGGATGTCAGCCAGTATATTGGCGAAACCGAGCAGGGCCGCCTGTTCATCAACAACGGCCTGCATATCGAAGTGCAATGGGATCCGGACAGCGCTGTCGGCAAGACCGACAAGGCCGGCATCAGCGATGTCGTGATCGAAAGCGCGCTGACGACGATTGCCGATTGCGAGGATTCGGTCGCGGCGGTCGATGCCGAGGACAAGCTGCTGGCTTATTCCAACTGGCTCGGCGTCATCCGGGGCGACCTGGAAGAAAGCTTCGAGAAGGGCGGCAACACGCTCACCCGCGCGCTCAAACCGGACAAGGACTACGTCGACTGGCACGGCAATCCGCAGACGCTTCCGGGCCGCAGCCTGATGTTTGTGCGTAACGTCGGGCACTTGATGACAAACCCGGCGATCCTGCTGGCCGATGGCAGCGAAATACCCGAAGGCATCATGGACGCGGTGATGACCAGCGCCATCAGCGCGCAGGATGTGAAGGGGTTGGGCAAGTACGGAAACAGCCGGACGGGCAGCATCTACATCGTGAAGCCCAAGATGCACGGTCCGGACGAATGCCGCTTTACCAATGACTTGTTCGACGCTGTCGAGGATCTGCTCGAACTGCCGCGCCACACCATCAAGGTCGGGGTGATGGACGAGGAACGTCGCACCAGCGCCAACCTCGCCGCCTGCATCCATGCGGTTAGGGATCGGGTGGTGTTCATCAACACCGGCTTCCTCGATCGCACGGGGGACGAAATCCACACTTCGATGCGGGCCGGTCCGATGGTCCGCAAAGGCGCGATCAAGAACAGCACATGGCTCAAGGCTTATGAAGACCGCAATGTCGGCATCGGCCTCAAGCATGGCCTCTCCGGCAAGGCGCAGATCGGCAAGGGCATGTGGGCTGCGCCTGATAGGATGGCCGAAATGATGGAGCAGAAGATCGGGCACCTGCGCGCCGGAGCCAACACCGCCTGGGTGCCGTCACCGACGGCCGCGACACTGCACGCGCTGCATTACCACCAGGAAGATGTGTTCGCGATCCAGAAGGGTCTGGGCGACATCCCCTCGCTCGACCTGCTGCTGCAGATCCCGCTGGCGGACGGCACCAACTGGTCCGAGGACGAGGTCCGGGAAGAGCTCGACAACAATGCTCAGGGCCTGCTCGGCTATGTCGTGCGCTGGATCGATGCCGGTGTCGGCTGCTCCAAGGTGCCCGACATCAACGACGTCGGCCTGATGGAAGATCGCGCGACGCTGCGCATTTCCAGCCAGCACATGGCCAACTGGCTGCTCCATGGCGTTGCCAGTGAGAATCAGGTGATGGACAGCCTGAAACGCATGGCCGCCAAGGTCGACGAGCAGAACGCCGGCGATCCCTTCTACGAGCCGATGGCCGGCAACTGGGACACCAGCATGGCCTTCCAGGCTGCCTGTGACCTGGTCTTCAAGGGTGTCGAGCAGCCCAGCGGCTACACCGAACCGCTGCTGCATCAGTGGCGGCGGCGCAAGAAGGCTGCTGGCTGA
- a CDS encoding hydrolase translates to MKQSVPFLEAIDQAAMTEQTLGWSAVNSGTGNLDGLKTVAGMLADAFAALPGDLELVDPAPVTAISADGEEFEKQHGQHLVLRVRPEAERRLVLTGHMDTVFPVDHPFQANSWLDDAIVNGPGTADMKGGIAVMLHALMALERSENGAKLGYDVMVNSDEETGSLSSAKLIEKLATGKYAALTYEPSATPEGTLAHARGGTGNYSLIVRGRSAHAGRNPQDGRNALVAAAALAVGLKELQTDDCPVNPAKIEGGAANNVVPDNAVLRFNIRPREPSAGERFEAGLQALMAQVRQAHEVSVDLHGGVTRRPKPVDRRAQKLFDLVRDCGAELGQHIDWQSTGGVCDGNNIAACGVPVVDTMGVRGGKIHSPDEFMIVPSLSERAALSALVLHRLASGEEL, encoded by the coding sequence ATGAAACAATCTGTCCCCTTCCTCGAAGCTATCGACCAAGCCGCAATGACCGAGCAGACGCTCGGCTGGAGCGCGGTCAATTCCGGTACCGGCAACCTCGACGGGCTTAAAACCGTCGCCGGCATGCTCGCCGATGCCTTTGCCGCATTACCGGGTGACCTCGAACTCGTTGATCCGGCCCCGGTGACTGCCATCAGCGCCGATGGCGAGGAATTCGAGAAACAGCACGGCCAACACCTGGTCCTTCGCGTCCGGCCCGAGGCCGAGCGGCGGTTGGTGCTGACCGGGCATATGGACACGGTGTTCCCGGTCGATCACCCCTTCCAGGCCAACAGCTGGCTCGATGATGCCATTGTCAACGGCCCCGGTACCGCTGACATGAAAGGCGGGATCGCGGTGATGCTGCACGCGCTGATGGCGCTGGAGCGGAGCGAGAACGGCGCGAAGCTCGGCTATGATGTGATGGTCAACTCGGATGAGGAGACGGGCTCGTTATCCTCGGCCAAGCTGATCGAGAAGCTCGCGACCGGCAAATATGCCGCGCTTACCTATGAGCCGTCCGCCACGCCCGAAGGCACCCTTGCGCATGCACGCGGCGGAACAGGCAACTACTCGCTTATCGTGCGCGGTCGCTCGGCCCATGCCGGGCGCAACCCGCAGGACGGGCGCAACGCACTTGTGGCCGCTGCAGCGCTGGCGGTGGGGCTCAAAGAGCTCCAGACCGATGACTGCCCGGTCAATCCGGCCAAGATCGAAGGCGGCGCGGCCAACAACGTCGTGCCAGACAACGCCGTGTTGCGCTTCAACATCCGACCCAGGGAACCGAGCGCAGGCGAACGTTTCGAAGCCGGGCTGCAGGCGCTGATGGCGCAGGTGCGCCAAGCGCATGAAGTATCCGTCGACCTGCATGGCGGCGTCACCCGTCGTCCCAAGCCCGTCGATCGCCGCGCGCAGAAACTGTTCGATCTCGTGCGCGACTGCGGCGCGGAGCTGGGCCAGCATATCGACTGGCAATCGACCGGCGGTGTGTGCGACGGCAACAATATCGCTGCCTGCGGTGTACCCGTGGTCGACACCATGGGCGTCCGCGGCGGCAAGATCCATTCACCAGACGAATTCATGATCGTGCCCAGCCTGAGCGAGCGAGCGGCCCTCTCGGCCCTCGTCCTGCACCGGCTGGCATCGGGAGAAGAGCTTTGA
- a CDS encoding arginine N-succinyltransferase has translation MSFRLRAARLDDIEPLYEMAKLTGGGFTNLPADRDALSAKLERSARAFANEGDELCDEQFVLVLENTETGAVRGTCQMMTQVGQRWPFYSYRLNTLTQYSNELDRTVRAELLSLVTDLEGSSEVGGLFLHPNERAGGLGLLLARSRYLFIAMHRSRFADRILAELRGIIDERGGSPFWDGVAGRFFGMSFQEADYFNAINGNQFIADLMPKHPVYVAMLDEEATKVIGLPHPTGRAAMRMLENENFRFDGYVDIFDGGPTMIARTDDVKSIAEARPTAVSSTELDIGERAIIATGTLTTFRSAYGMRDFQDDGSVHIDARSAEALGVKAGDEVWSVAR, from the coding sequence TTGAGTTTTCGCCTGCGCGCCGCGCGCCTCGACGATATCGAACCGCTATATGAAATGGCCAAGCTGACAGGAGGTGGTTTCACCAACCTGCCGGCCGACCGCGATGCGCTCAGCGCCAAGCTCGAACGCTCGGCCAGGGCTTTCGCCAATGAAGGCGACGAGCTGTGTGACGAGCAATTCGTGCTGGTGCTGGAAAATACCGAAACCGGCGCGGTGCGCGGGACCTGCCAGATGATGACCCAGGTCGGGCAGCGCTGGCCGTTCTACAGCTATCGCCTCAACACGCTGACGCAGTATTCGAACGAGCTCGACCGAACCGTGCGGGCCGAACTGCTGAGCCTCGTCACCGACCTCGAAGGGTCCAGCGAAGTCGGCGGGCTTTTCCTGCATCCTAATGAGCGTGCCGGGGGCCTCGGACTGCTGCTGGCGCGCAGCCGCTACCTGTTCATTGCCATGCACCGCAGCCGCTTCGCCGACCGCATCCTGGCGGAACTGCGCGGGATCATCGACGAGCGTGGCGGTTCGCCGTTCTGGGACGGGGTGGCCGGGCGCTTCTTCGGGATGAGCTTCCAGGAAGCGGACTATTTCAACGCCATCAACGGCAACCAGTTCATCGCCGATTTGATGCCCAAGCACCCGGTCTATGTCGCCATGCTGGACGAGGAAGCGACCAAGGTCATCGGCCTGCCCCACCCCACCGGCCGCGCGGCGATGCGGATGCTGGAGAACGAGAACTTCCGCTTCGATGGCTATGTCGACATCTTCGACGGCGGCCCGACCATGATCGCGCGGACCGACGATGTGAAGAGCATCGCCGAAGCGCGCCCGACGGCGGTTTCAAGCACCGAACTCGACATCGGCGAACGCGCCATCATCGCCACCGGTACGCTCACGACCTTTCGCAGCGCCTATGGCATGCGCGATTTCCAGGACGACGGGAGCGTGCACATCGACGCGCGCAGTGCCGAAGCGCTGGGCGTCAAGGCAGGCGACGAAGTGTGGAGCGTGGCGCGCTAA
- a CDS encoding N-succinylarginine dihydrolase, whose translation MPLQEINFDGIVGPSHNYAGLSLGNIASASHKGDPSYPRAAALQGVAKMRGNMARGLAQGYFVPLPRPNALLQGRLALDGTEAPALRAAPWSASSMWTANAATVSPAPDTRDGKCHLTPANLVTMLHRAQEWVDTARQLVVAFADKDHFVMHSIVPETFGDEGAANHMRLCEGHGSPGVEVFVYGKPGGKFPARQHEQASRLVARSHLLDPARCVFIEQNPAAIEAGAFHNDVVSVANERVLFTHQEAFADQQAAYDAIRAAFPALEVVEVPSSAVSLAEAIKTYLFNAQLLTLPDGSMALIVPEECRESSAVWNWCQSMMASNGPIREVIPVDVRQSMANGGGPACLRLRVVADPATVDQRFMLSEARAEQLEKVIAEWWPEQIDPADIGNEALADAVVMARAKLLESLDLSILG comes from the coding sequence ATGCCGCTGCAAGAAATCAACTTCGACGGCATCGTCGGCCCCTCGCACAATTACGCTGGCCTCAGCCTCGGCAATATCGCCAGCGCCAGCCACAAGGGCGATCCGAGCTATCCGCGCGCGGCGGCGCTGCAGGGCGTGGCGAAGATGCGCGGCAACATGGCGCGCGGGCTGGCGCAGGGGTATTTCGTGCCGCTGCCCCGCCCCAACGCCTTGCTGCAAGGGCGCCTCGCGCTCGACGGAACCGAGGCACCCGCGTTGCGCGCTGCGCCATGGTCCGCCTCGAGTATGTGGACAGCCAATGCCGCGACAGTCAGCCCCGCGCCCGATACGCGGGACGGCAAATGCCACCTGACGCCGGCCAATCTCGTTACCATGCTCCACCGAGCGCAGGAATGGGTCGACACAGCGCGGCAGTTGGTCGTCGCTTTCGCCGACAAGGATCACTTCGTGATGCATTCCATCGTGCCGGAGACCTTTGGCGATGAAGGTGCGGCCAACCACATGCGCCTTTGCGAAGGGCACGGCAGCCCCGGCGTCGAAGTGTTCGTCTATGGCAAGCCGGGCGGGAAGTTCCCCGCCCGCCAACACGAACAGGCCAGCCGCCTCGTCGCGCGCTCGCACTTGCTCGATCCTGCGCGCTGTGTCTTCATCGAGCAGAACCCGGCTGCGATCGAGGCCGGCGCATTCCACAACGATGTCGTCTCAGTCGCCAACGAACGCGTCCTGTTCACCCACCAGGAAGCATTTGCCGACCAGCAGGCGGCCTACGACGCGATCCGCGCAGCTTTCCCGGCGCTGGAAGTGGTCGAAGTGCCCTCCAGCGCGGTGAGCCTCGCTGAAGCGATCAAGACCTATCTCTTCAACGCGCAGCTGCTGACCCTGCCCGATGGCAGCATGGCGCTGATCGTACCCGAAGAGTGCCGCGAGAGCAGTGCAGTGTGGAACTGGTGCCAGTCGATGATGGCCTCCAACGGCCCGATCCGCGAAGTCATCCCCGTCGATGTGCGCCAGTCGATGGCCAATGGTGGCGGCCCGGCCTGCCTGCGGCTGCGGGTAGTGGCGGACCCCGCCACTGTCGATCAACGCTTCATGCTCAGCGAAGCGCGGGCCGAGCAGCTGGAGAAGGTCATCGCCGAGTGGTGGCCGGAACAGATCGACCCCGCCGATATCGGTAATGAGGCGTTGGCCGATGCAGTTGTGATGGCCCGTGCCAAGCTGCTGGAATCGCTTGACCTCAGCATTCTGGGTTAA
- a CDS encoding CPBP family intramembrane glutamic endopeptidase, whose amino-acid sequence MAMTNKTMSVGAEVPTRSGALIDLLVVITVLVGVKQSLLPISVVYAGPASTFSAMVVATFLLFRRGSSWSDLGLRWPESWLKTFGLTAAIFGVFLVVAGGGSAIAGHFFPDIGASGRFDFVKGSLVGYLTVMALVWTHGSFFEELLFRAFIITNGEAALGGSRGASIAAVVLAAIFFGYRHYYYQGMHGAIVTGLIGLLFGLIYIWIGRRNILPLVFAHGIANSIAQTSRFLS is encoded by the coding sequence ATGGCTATGACAAACAAGACGATGAGTGTTGGGGCAGAGGTTCCGACTAGGTCCGGCGCGCTGATCGACCTGCTGGTCGTCATCACAGTGCTGGTCGGGGTAAAGCAGAGCCTGCTCCCCATTTCCGTTGTATATGCCGGCCCTGCCTCGACCTTCTCGGCGATGGTTGTCGCCACGTTCTTGCTGTTCCGGCGGGGTTCTTCCTGGAGTGATCTTGGGCTGCGTTGGCCGGAAAGTTGGCTCAAGACGTTTGGCCTGACAGCAGCGATCTTCGGTGTTTTCCTGGTTGTTGCAGGAGGTGGCAGTGCAATTGCCGGGCATTTCTTCCCCGATATCGGAGCGAGCGGAAGGTTCGATTTCGTCAAGGGCAGCCTGGTCGGTTATCTCACCGTCATGGCATTGGTCTGGACGCACGGATCATTCTTTGAAGAATTGTTGTTCCGCGCATTCATCATCACCAATGGCGAAGCGGCGCTAGGCGGGTCGCGCGGAGCCAGTATCGCGGCAGTCGTACTCGCAGCGATATTCTTCGGTTATCGGCATTATTACTATCAAGGGATGCATGGCGCGATCGTGACCGGCCTGATCGGGCTGCTGTTCGGATTGATCTACATCTGGATCGGCAGACGCAACATCCTGCCGCTGGTTTTTGCGCACGGCATTGCAAACTCGATCGCCCAGACGTCGCGTTTCCTCAGCTGA
- the mscL gene encoding large conductance mechanosensitive channel protein MscL, producing MLNEFKEFIAKGNVMDLAVAVIIAGAFGTIVTSLTGDVIMPVVGYLFGGADFANNFILLSVPEGYEGSTTDYAALKEAGAAMIGYGALLTTIINFVILAFIIFLLVRYANKVQAQFEKPAEEEAPAGPTDTELLTEIRDLLKK from the coding sequence ATGCTGAACGAATTCAAGGAGTTCATCGCCAAGGGTAATGTCATGGACCTGGCGGTGGCGGTGATTATCGCCGGGGCATTCGGTACAATCGTGACCTCGCTGACGGGCGATGTTATCATGCCGGTGGTTGGATATCTGTTCGGCGGAGCGGACTTCGCCAACAATTTCATCCTGCTGAGTGTGCCCGAAGGCTATGAAGGGTCGACCACCGATTATGCCGCGCTGAAGGAAGCGGGCGCGGCCATGATCGGCTATGGCGCGCTGCTGACGACGATCATCAACTTCGTGATCCTCGCTTTCATCATCTTCCTGCTGGTGCGCTATGCCAACAAGGTGCAGGCTCAGTTCGAAAAGCCTGCCGAGGAAGAAGCGCCGGCCGGCCCGACCGATACCGAGCTGCTGACCGAGATTCGCGACCTGCTGAAGAAGTAG
- a CDS encoding LemA family protein has protein sequence MNLRSAFRSVILGLGALSLAACGINSVPTKEEAAKAKWADVEAQFQRRANLIPNLAEVAKGAGENERAILTEVTDARARATSVNVTADDLGDAAKMEEFAAAQAQMSQGIGRLLASFEAYPNIQSTQAYLTLQSQLEGTENRIAVALRDYNEAVRDYNTTIRTFPDTIGANIIHGAEPMVPYKATTEGAEEAPQLDMTSGN, from the coding sequence ATGAACCTTCGCTCCGCGTTTCGCTCGGTCATCCTTGGCCTGGGCGCGCTTTCGCTTGCTGCTTGCGGCATCAACTCGGTCCCGACCAAGGAAGAGGCCGCCAAGGCCAAGTGGGCCGATGTCGAAGCCCAGTTCCAGCGGCGCGCCAACCTCATCCCCAATCTCGCCGAGGTTGCCAAAGGTGCGGGTGAAAACGAGCGCGCCATCCTGACCGAAGTGACAGACGCTCGCGCCCGTGCGACCAGCGTCAACGTCACCGCCGACGATCTTGGCGATGCCGCGAAGATGGAAGAATTCGCAGCCGCGCAGGCACAGATGAGCCAGGGAATCGGACGCCTTCTGGCGAGCTTCGAGGCCTATCCCAATATCCAGTCGACTCAGGCGTACCTCACGCTGCAGAGCCAGCTGGAGGGGACCGAGAACCGCATTGCGGTGGCCCTGCGCGACTATAACGAAGCGGTTCGCGACTATAACACCACCATCCGCACCTTCCCCGATACGATCGGGGCCAACATCATCCACGGCGCGGAACCGATGGTTCCCTACAAGGCGACTACGGAAGGGGCAGAGGAAGCGCCGCAGCTCGACATGACTTCCGGGAATTGA
- a CDS encoding TPM domain-containing protein produces the protein MIRLNPLRQLLGLWLFALATAAGAQDFPELTGRVVDAAEIYPDGDEPALVAKLERVEIETGKQFVIATIPDLQGYDIADFGYRLGRHWGIGDAERNDGVLLIVAPNERKVRIEVGYGVEGDLTDAWSDYIIRSAIIPEFKAGDLPGGIDAGVDGIIARIAPEEGVALASSPPAKDDDDIGTLAFIVVMFVLVFVMPFALFVVPLMIFAKLYPKRYKKWKANAAKSRARAVRVRAGGSSRSFSSSRSFSSSSSFSGGGGSFGGGGSSGSW, from the coding sequence TTGATCCGCTTGAACCCTTTGCGCCAGCTGCTGGGCTTGTGGCTTTTCGCCCTCGCCACAGCCGCTGGTGCGCAGGATTTTCCTGAGCTTACCGGCCGGGTTGTCGATGCGGCGGAGATTTACCCTGACGGCGACGAACCCGCGCTGGTAGCCAAGCTCGAACGGGTAGAAATCGAAACCGGCAAGCAGTTCGTCATCGCCACAATCCCCGACCTGCAGGGCTATGACATCGCCGACTTCGGTTACCGGCTTGGGCGTCACTGGGGCATTGGCGATGCAGAGCGCAACGATGGCGTCCTGCTGATCGTCGCGCCGAACGAACGCAAGGTGAGGATCGAGGTCGGCTACGGGGTGGAAGGCGACCTGACCGACGCTTGGAGCGACTACATCATCCGGAGTGCCATCATACCGGAATTCAAAGCTGGCGACCTGCCCGGTGGGATCGATGCCGGTGTCGACGGGATCATCGCCCGCATCGCGCCAGAGGAAGGGGTAGCGCTGGCGTCATCACCTCCCGCGAAAGATGACGACGACATTGGTACACTGGCCTTCATTGTCGTGATGTTCGTACTGGTGTTCGTGATGCCGTTTGCACTCTTCGTCGTTCCGCTGATGATCTTCGCCAAGCTCTATCCAAAGCGGTACAAGAAATGGAAAGCCAATGCGGCCAAGTCACGCGCGCGGGCCGTGCGTGTCCGCGCCGGCGGATCGTCGCGGTCGTTCAGCAGCAGCCGCAGTTTCTCGAGCAGCAGCAGTTTCTCCGGCGGCGGCGGATCGTTCGGCGGCGGTGGATCGAGCGGGAGTTGGTAA
- a CDS encoding TPM domain-containing protein: MQFVLRALALCALVFSVPAMAQNFPELTGRVVDQADIIPADVEARLEAKLEALEAQSQRQLVVTTIPDLQGYDISDYGYRLGREWGIGDAERNDGALLIVAPNDRKVRIEVGYGLEGYLTDALSSLIIQNQILPRFRDGDMPGGIVAGTDSIIQQLQLPPEEAQRIAAEASQSRKSDGGFPIGALIWLGFIFFFFILPMFSGRGRRRRYRSGVGGVVGDIILWEAGKAIGRGMSGGGSSWGGGGFSGGGGFSGGGGSFGGGGASGGW, encoded by the coding sequence ATGCAATTTGTGTTGAGAGCCCTTGCCCTGTGCGCGCTGGTCTTCAGCGTACCGGCGATGGCGCAGAATTTCCCTGAACTGACAGGGAGGGTTGTTGACCAGGCAGATATCATTCCCGCCGATGTAGAGGCCCGGCTGGAAGCAAAGCTGGAGGCGCTGGAGGCCCAGTCCCAGCGGCAACTCGTCGTCACGACGATCCCCGACCTGCAAGGTTATGACATCTCCGACTACGGCTACCGGTTAGGCCGGGAATGGGGCATCGGCGATGCGGAGCGCAACGACGGCGCCCTGCTGATCGTCGCGCCCAACGATCGCAAAGTGCGGATCGAAGTCGGCTATGGGCTGGAAGGCTATCTCACCGATGCGCTGTCCTCGCTCATTATCCAGAACCAGATCCTGCCACGTTTCCGCGATGGCGACATGCCGGGCGGGATTGTCGCCGGGACCGACAGCATTATCCAGCAGCTGCAACTGCCGCCGGAAGAAGCGCAACGTATCGCGGCGGAGGCCAGCCAGTCGCGCAAGAGCGATGGCGGATTTCCCATCGGCGCGCTGATCTGGCTGGGCTTCATCTTTTTCTTCTTCATCCTGCCGATGTTCTCCGGGCGTGGGCGGCGCAGGCGCTATCGCAGCGGCGTTGGTGGCGTGGTCGGCGACATCATCCTGTGGGAAGCCGGCAAGGCAATCGGGCGCGGCATGTCGGGCGGCGGGAGCAGCTGGGGCGGCGGTGGCTTCAGCGGAGGCGGCGGCTTTTCCGGCGGCGGCGGTTCATTCGGAGGCGGCGGCGCCTCAGGGGGTTGGTAA